DNA sequence from the Deltaproteobacteria bacterium genome:
ATAGACCGTGCCGTTGTTCAAGGATCGAGCCACCACCCTACTCACTCCGCTGCCGAACGTTAGCCCCCGTGTCCAGGGAAGGGTATCGGGCACGGTTGTGCCCGAGCTATAACGCCATTCGGGGAAGGCAAGGGAGCTGCCTTCATCCGCCGGCGCACTCATGTTCACCGTCACTTGGCCATCGCCCGGCGTGGCGGACACCCCCAGAGGAGCGGTCGGCGCCATCCCTGGCGCACTCGTTCGCGTGGTCGCATGAATCGGCGCTGACGGCCCAGCCCCCTCTGCGTTCACCGCTCGCACCTGGAAGGCGTGCAACTCGCCCTCCGCAAGGTTGCTAACGGTGTACGTCGTCGCCAGACCCACCGATGTCCACGCCACGGTCCCCGAGATGAAGAGACTCTGCGCGTGGCGCACTTCGTAGCGCAACACTTCGGAACCGCCGTCATCCTCCGGCGCCGCCCAACTCAGCGCCACCTCCCCAATGCCCGCCGTGGCGGACACTTCCCGAGGAGCGGTCGGCACCGTCGCAAGCGTGGTCGCCCAGTTCTCGCCTGTCAGTCCTGCTCCCTGAGTGTTCACCGCCCGCACCTCGAAAGTGAACAGCGTGCCCTTGGCCAGATCGGTGAGGGTGTGCGTGTTGGTGAGACCCACCGATGTCCACGCCGCAGTCCCAGTGGTTCCACCCTCCGCGTAGCGCACTGCGTAGCGCGTCAACGCAAATCCGCCGTCCGCCGGTGCCGCCCAACTCAGCGTCACCTCGCCAATGCCCGCCGTGGCGGACAGGTTCCGAGGAGCTGTCGGCCGACCCGCAATCGCTCGGACCCGCACCACCGGCCCGGCTCCATGTGCGTTCGCGGCCCGCACCTCGACGGTATAGAGCGTGCCGTGGTTCAAGGATCGAGCCACCACCGTCGTCACTCCGCTGCCGAACGTTAGTAGCCGTGTCCAGGGAACGGTATCGGGCACGGTTGTGCCCGCGCTATAACGCCATTCGGGGAAGGCAAGGGAGCTGCCTTCATCCGCCGGCGCACTCATGTTCACCGTCACTTGGCCATCGCCCGGCGTGGCGGACACCCCCAGAGGAGCGGTCGGCGCCGTCCCTGGCGCACTCGTTCGCGTGGTCGCAAAAGTCCTCGCTGACGGCCCGTCCCCCTCTGCGTTCACCGCTCGCACCTGGAAGGCGTGCAACTCGCCCTCCGCAAGGTCGCTAACGGTGTACGTCGTCACCAGACCCACCGATGTCCACGCCACGGTCCCCGAGATGAAGAGACTCTGCGCGTGGCGCACTTCGTAGCGCAACACCGCCGAACCCCCGTCATCCAGCGGCTTCGTCCAACTCAGCGTCCCCTCCCCAATGCCCGCCGTGACGGACACCTTCCGAGGAGCGGTCGGCGCCGTCCGCTGGGCATGGGCCGGCGGCGCTTCCGAGAGTACTGCCAGCAAAAACAGGAAAACGGCCACGGATGCCCGGACGGCACATATGGCACCGTAGAGGGTAGATTTGCGCGTAGCGCAGGTCGCCCTGTCCCCGATGCTGTCCGGCGCGTGCGCAATGGCCGTTCCCGCCTCGTACGGTGCGACATGGAACGTTGTCGACGATCGCCGATGCTGCATTTGGGGCTTGATGGGCATTGCCAGCCTCCGTGATAGGCGCAATAAGTGCATTTTACATAACAACAAGTTGGTATTAGGCTTTCTCGCTAGCTCTTGGTCCTCTATGGGAAACCATATCAGATCAAACACAAAGATCAAAAATTCGAGAAAAATTATTGATAGTGAAAAAATTGCTACTAATGAGAGCCGCGCGCGGTGGGCAGCGGCTATCATCACGGACATGGACGGCACGAGCTTCGACGTCTGCCTGGTCAACCGGGGCGAGGTGGAGGTGAGCAAGGAGATGGGTCGCCGCTGGCATGGTCTCGCCCGCGGAGGTGAAGCTCGTCCTTGGCTACGACCCCGATTCCGGCCAGGAAATCCGCTTCGAGGACGGGCTGCTGACCACCGATCGCGCGGTCGGCGACGAACGCAAGACGATCGCACTGATGCGGGCGAGCGCCGCGGCGCCGTGCCGATGCGGGGCCGCGCCGTCGACAAGGCGCTCCGGGGCGGGCCGCTCACCGCCGGGCAGAAGGAGGCTGTGAAGCTCATCCTGTCGTCGGACGACCGCACCGTGGGCGTCCAGGGCTATGCCGGGTCGGGCAAGACCACCATGCTGAGGCGCGCCCGCGCGCTCATGGAGAATAAGGGCTACCAGGTGCTCGCCTCCACCGTGCAGGCCCGGAACCTGCTCCGGATCTATTACAGACAGATTCAATGATGGCGTCAGCGGACTTGGTCCAACGAAACGGCTTTGGATTGACCCGTAGCCACCTCCAGTGCGGCGAACAGCGTGGTGGTGCCATAGCGCGATAGTCATGGGTCCGAGTCGCTCTCGGGCGAACCGCCCCCGCCACTTCGACACCCAACCTGGGCAGACCACGCGCCTCCGTGCGCTGGCCCGCGGCAACGCGCCCGAGGAGTTCCTGTGCCAGTCGCCTTGCCTGGTCCGGGGTAACTCGCCCGGCGCGACCGACGACCACGCGCTTGTTGGGCACCTTGCGTCCACAGTTGCCGGCGCGGTAGTTTAAGACGAACGACTTGGCGCTTGAGGGGTGCACGCGGATACCGAAACCGGTGAGCTTGTCATCCCAGGCGATCCAGGGCTTGTCTTCGGGTTCAAGTGCGTCTACCGCGCGTTTCGTGAGGGTGAGCTTGACCCTGGCGGTGAGTTTGGCAGATTGTTATGCGAATTAACCAGACACCACACTAGCGCTTGGCGGACGGATAGTTGAGCGAGGTTGAGCGCGTGGACACGTTCAAAAGCACCAACAAGGACATTCCGCGGGTGGGGCGCGGCACGCCGGGCGGCGAGTGGCTGCGGCGCTACTGGCTCGCGGTGGGCACCGAGGGGGAGTTGCACGATGTCCCCCAGGCGGTGCGCGTGCTGGGGGAGGACCTGGTGCTGTTCCGCGACTTCCAGGGACGGCTGGGGCTCATCGGCCGGAATTGCTCGCACCGGGGCTCGTCCCTGGAATACGGCGACATCGAGGAGCGCGGCATCCGCTGCCCCTACCACGGCTGGCTCTACGACGTCTCGGGCAACTGCCTGGAGCAGCCGTCCGAACCGCCGGAGACGAGTTTCTGCGCCAAGGTGAAGCATCCGGCCTATCCCGCGCGTGCGCTGGGCGGGCTGATCTTCGCCTACATGGGGCCGGACCCCGACAATCCGCCGCCCCTGCCCAACTATTCCCCGTTGGTGGACCACGGCGGGCAGCGGCTGGTGGAGAGCACGCGCCACTTCGACTACAACTGGTTCAACTTCTACGAGAACAGCGCCGACCCCTGCCACGTGTGGATTCTCCACAGCCGTAGCGCCTACGGCGAGCAGACCTGGGGCGGCTCGTTCTTCAGCGCCGAGAGCCCGCCGGCCTATGAGCCGGTGGAGACGCCCTACGGCATGAAGATCGTCATGTCCAAGCCCGGCCCGGGGGAAGGCACGGAGTTCGTCGACGAGATGAGCCTGGGGCTGCCGAGCATCCTGCAGGTGGGCGACACCGAGTTCGTGCACGCGCGGGTGGAGCCGGAAGTGCTGGAGAGGGTGGGTTCCAACTACGAGCACTTCATGTTCCTCACGCCCAACGACGACGACCACTTCATGCTGTTCACCGT
Encoded proteins:
- a CDS encoding Rieske 2Fe-2S domain-containing protein codes for the protein MSEVERVDTFKSTNKDIPRVGRGTPGGEWLRRYWLAVGTEGELHDVPQAVRVLGEDLVLFRDFQGRLGLIGRNCSHRGSSLEYGDIEERGIRCPYHGWLYDVSGNCLEQPSEPPETSFCAKVKHPAYPARALGGLIFAYMGPDPDNPPPLPNYSPLVDHGGQRLVESTRHFDYNWFNFYENSADPCHVWILHSRSAYGEQTWGGSFFSAESPPAYEPVETPYGMKIVMSKPGPGEGTEFVDEMSLGLPSILQVGDTEFVHARVEPEVLERVGSNYEHFMFLTPNDDDHFMLFTVDYYTGPDPDIFERLGKMRKREAPKAEVKPYDRRPLMPFRGNIRQEDIVTQGTQRLLGEREERLGTSDRGVIMLRRMVRDAIDAVAAGREPKALRLDQNAEGLVKLDSFVGGRARESQRPV
- a CDS encoding fibronectin type III domain-containing protein; protein product: MPIKPQMQHRRSSTTFHVAPYEAGTAIAHAPDSIGDRATCATRKSTLYGAICAVRASVAVFLFLLAVLSEAPPAHAQRTAPTAPRKVSVTAGIGEGTLSWTKPLDDGGSAVLRYEVRHAQSLFISGTVAWTSVGLVTTYTVSDLAEGELHAFQVRAVNAEGDGPSARTFATTRTSAPGTAPTAPLGVSATPGDGQVTVNMSAPADEGSSLAFPEWRYSAGTTVPDTVPWTRLLTFGSGVTTVVARSLNHGTLYTVEVRAANAHGAGPVVRVRAIAGRPTAPRNLSATAGIGEVTLSWAAPADGGFALTRYAVRYAEGGTTGTAAWTSVGLTNTHTLTDLAKGTLFTFEVRAVNTQGAGLTGENWATTLATVPTAPREVSATAGIGEVALSWAAPEDDGGSEVLRYEVRHAQSLFISGTVAWTSVGLATTYTVSNLAEGELHAFQVRAVNAEGAGPSAPIHATTRTSAPGMAPTAPLGVSATPGDGQVTVNMSAPADEGSSLAFPEWRYSSGTTVPDTLPWTRGLTFGSGVSRVVARSLNNGTVY
- a CDS encoding AAA family ATPase, which codes for MRGRAVDKALRGGPLTAGQKEAVKLILSSDDRTVGVQGYAGSGKTTMLRRARALMENKGYQVLASTVQARNLLRIYYRQIQ